Proteins encoded together in one Planctomyces sp. SH-PL14 window:
- a CDS encoding MgtC/SapB family protein, translating to MVDWLQEVWKGLANDFRLPSGTETGQVLGRTLVAALLGGVIGSERMHQGKEAGLRTHALVSLSAAFFVIAPQQAGVTSENLSRVIQGVAAGVGFLGAGTILKREDENRVRGLTTAASLYFATAIGIAAGLGRELVAALGTAAALIVLRLLPTSDDHTPEKPGQ from the coding sequence ATGGTTGACTGGCTCCAGGAAGTCTGGAAAGGACTCGCCAACGACTTTCGCCTCCCCAGCGGAACCGAAACCGGACAAGTCCTCGGACGCACCCTCGTCGCCGCACTCCTCGGCGGCGTCATCGGCAGCGAACGGATGCACCAGGGCAAAGAAGCCGGACTCCGGACCCACGCCCTCGTCTCCCTCTCCGCAGCCTTCTTCGTCATCGCCCCCCAACAGGCCGGAGTCACCAGCGAAAACCTCAGCCGCGTCATCCAGGGAGTCGCCGCCGGCGTCGGCTTCCTCGGGGCCGGAACAATCCTCAAACGGGAAGACGAGAACCGCGTCCGCGGCCTCACGACCGCCGCCAGCCTCTACTTCGCCACCGCCATCGGCATCGCCGCGGGACTCGGCCGGGAACTGGTCGCCGCCCTCGGAACGGCCGCCGCCCTGATCGTCCTCCGACTCCTTCCGACGAGCGACGACCACACTCCGGAAAAACCCGGACAGTGA
- a CDS encoding autotransporter-associated beta strand repeat-containing protein, giving the protein MRGAQFFRRFVGRGPSIPADRNPAVGSGHPFTPSALRGLRRSRTWKRCLYTASFWAAGIAGTASAGTFFVTNNNDSGIGSFRQAILDAEGNAGADDIVFDDNVGTVTLGSPLPTITQDLTVSGGTGNAIDAGGVRSVFVQSGVFSATNLAYSDGTTINGGTVAIVDDANLGDAAGGVTFDAGTLRTDAGVTSARDIVIDAGGGTINTNGFNSTFSGNISGNGDLTKSGDGTLILSGTNSDEITPTWFGGTTVTGGTLQITNQVNLGTGTLTLDGGTLRQTTSDLFDRNIELGSAGGTIDFQNGSATVSSTISGSGALTIDAGGGLFLYGNNTYSGGTIIESGLVLVQDGANFGTGDVEYNGGTIIVGGTDVVFNQNFDVTGARQFRATSLSTTFAGDLTGTGSINFNAAGGPSVFLLEGTNTYTGGTSITGLGSVLRLNGGTLASTGSLSISGGATFDLNGQTQTIGTLSGAGDILLGSGALTTDTSDDSAFSGVISGTGSLTKAGIGELTLLGTNTYSGGTTFRGGTIVVSDNANLGDAGGELTFDGGALRITGNLTAVNRNTTLEAGGGTLDAVFGEAVIFSGPITGAGGLTKTGGGYLFLDGANSYLGETSINGGALVIGSDANLGAGALVFNDGILQTNNSMTIDNEVVFNSGDANFLTNSNDVTLSGNISGDGRLVKLDLGTLTLTGTNSFTGGIDVQLGAVRGNTDSLLGDIALSSAASSVIFDQATDGTYTGTLSGDGAVTKLGTGRLTLTGTNTYLGGTTINGGALVISDDANLGDASGTLSLDGGTLSAVGYFEMNRLTTLGAGGGTFETQDIDDDLTLHGVIQGSGGLTKTGDGFLELAGTNTYLGGTTINGGYLGISDDTNLGDASGALRLDGGTLTTFNSFEIARNITLGAGGGAFEVYDDFDEVTLSGTIDGVGGLTKIGFGLLELTGTNTYLGDTTIHEGGLAIDSDASLGDLSGDIHIGPGAALGLNNDITTARDVTLDLLGGIATLGGTSTFTGVISGNGILSKLTEGTLILDGANTYDGGTIVDEGTLRLGTNGSLASTGNLLILPDATFDLNGRTQTVGALFGEGFLLLGSGAFTTDSDDDGLYGGVISGTGSFTKAGDSVLELYGINTHTGGTNINGGGLIITDDANLGDTASVLSFNGGFLHTYDAITSQRNVILNTLGGTIDTEGYDSSFSGNFSGLGGLTKEGDGRLELLGTNDYAGSTVINGGNLAVNGSLTSDVFVNHDGILSGNGQVGSVVNDGTVGPGNSIDTLQIAGNYSQTANGILEIEIEPGSGKTDVLEITGTATLAGTLNITGGGSTGFSVNQTYTFLTATGGVSGTFNPVTEDLAFLGVVLDYTDPNAVSFTLALDGTTFANVADTPNESSVAGTLDAISPGATGDTALLIQDILSMTAPEARAAYNQLSGEIFASSSAASIEQAQSTLRNVAERLRRMGADETTGIAMRMPSPDQAFSLVSSGDSSAHQDVIRLASGTGSATHVARGATFEQTLVQYLEEDVYSAARTWDGWIEGSGQTGNFASNGNAAATRYGFGGTNFGAGYYLDNNTIVGVLGGYYNSNVRGGGSGADRAEVDTTQVGLYARTSFGQNYVLGIVNYGNQDYGTNRVVNIGGVDRSTAASYGADQFGTLVEYGQNRSLGNFVLQPLVSMQYINQQTDGYTEQATGGGGATLDVAGRTDDSLRGALGARLLLPFLHESGRSFVPEIHARYMYEFLDSSQNIGATFTSSPGTPFTAQGVSAGENFFVYGAGASYMLTQYVSLYGHYIGQATSQLTSHTGTGGLQVTW; this is encoded by the coding sequence ATGCGGGGAGCGCAGTTCTTTCGTCGTTTCGTAGGACGGGGACCGTCGATTCCCGCGGACCGTAACCCCGCGGTCGGAAGCGGCCACCCGTTCACTCCGTCCGCCTTGCGGGGGCTGCGGCGCTCCCGGACATGGAAGCGATGCCTCTACACCGCATCGTTCTGGGCGGCGGGAATTGCCGGAACCGCCTCGGCGGGAACGTTCTTCGTCACAAACAACAACGACAGCGGCATCGGGTCGTTCCGCCAGGCGATCCTGGACGCGGAAGGGAACGCCGGAGCGGATGACATCGTCTTCGACGACAACGTCGGAACGGTCACCCTGGGCTCCCCCCTGCCGACGATCACGCAGGACCTGACGGTCAGCGGCGGGACCGGGAATGCCATCGACGCAGGGGGCGTGCGGTCGGTCTTCGTGCAGTCGGGCGTCTTCAGCGCGACCAACCTCGCCTACTCGGACGGCACCACGATCAACGGCGGGACGGTGGCCATCGTCGATGACGCCAACCTCGGTGACGCCGCCGGCGGCGTCACCTTCGACGCCGGCACGCTGCGGACCGACGCGGGAGTCACCTCCGCGCGCGACATCGTCATCGACGCGGGCGGCGGGACGATCAACACCAACGGATTCAACTCGACCTTCTCAGGAAACATTTCCGGGAACGGCGACCTGACAAAGTCCGGCGACGGGACCCTGATCCTGTCCGGCACCAATTCCGATGAGATCACCCCGACATGGTTCGGAGGGACCACGGTCACCGGGGGTACCCTGCAGATCACAAACCAGGTCAACCTGGGGACCGGGACGCTGACCCTCGACGGCGGGACCCTCCGTCAGACAACGAGCGACCTCTTCGACCGGAATATCGAACTCGGCTCGGCCGGTGGGACGATCGACTTCCAGAACGGCTCGGCCACCGTCAGCAGCACAATCAGCGGCTCGGGCGCCCTGACGATCGACGCCGGCGGGGGCCTGTTCCTCTACGGCAACAACACCTACAGCGGCGGGACGATCATCGAGTCGGGACTCGTCCTGGTTCAGGACGGAGCCAACTTCGGCACCGGAGACGTCGAGTACAACGGCGGGACCATCATCGTCGGCGGGACCGACGTCGTCTTCAATCAGAACTTCGACGTCACCGGCGCCCGGCAGTTCCGGGCCACAAGCCTGAGCACGACCTTCGCGGGCGATCTCACCGGCACCGGATCCATCAACTTCAACGCCGCCGGCGGTCCCTCGGTGTTCCTCCTGGAAGGGACCAACACCTACACCGGCGGGACCAGCATCACGGGCCTCGGCTCGGTCCTTCGCCTCAACGGCGGGACGCTCGCCAGTACCGGCTCGCTCAGTATCAGCGGCGGGGCCACGTTCGATCTCAACGGACAGACCCAGACGATCGGCACGCTTTCGGGAGCGGGGGACATCCTCCTCGGCTCGGGGGCGCTGACGACCGACACGTCTGACGATTCGGCCTTCTCCGGGGTCATCAGCGGGACCGGATCGCTGACCAAGGCGGGGATCGGCGAACTGACTCTCCTGGGGACGAACACGTATTCGGGCGGGACAACATTCCGTGGCGGCACGATCGTCGTTTCGGACAACGCCAACCTCGGAGATGCGGGAGGGGAGCTGACCTTCGATGGCGGAGCGCTCCGCATCACCGGCAACTTAACGGCGGTCAATCGCAACACGACCCTTGAGGCCGGAGGTGGAACGCTCGACGCCGTCTTCGGGGAGGCGGTGATCTTCAGCGGACCGATCACCGGAGCGGGAGGACTGACCAAGACCGGCGGCGGCTATCTGTTCCTGGATGGGGCTAACAGCTATCTCGGCGAAACGTCGATCAACGGCGGCGCGCTGGTCATCGGCTCCGACGCGAACCTGGGAGCGGGCGCTCTCGTCTTCAACGACGGGATCCTGCAGACGAATAACAGCATGACGATCGACAACGAGGTCGTCTTCAACTCGGGAGACGCCAACTTCCTGACCAACAGCAACGACGTCACTCTGTCGGGGAACATTTCCGGTGACGGAAGGCTGGTCAAACTCGACCTGGGAACTCTCACCCTGACGGGGACCAACTCGTTTACCGGCGGAATCGACGTCCAGCTCGGAGCCGTCCGCGGCAACACCGACAGCCTGCTGGGGGACATCGCTCTCTCCTCCGCGGCAAGTTCCGTGATCTTCGACCAGGCGACCGACGGCACCTATACCGGCACCCTGAGCGGGGACGGCGCCGTCACGAAACTGGGCACGGGGCGGCTGACCCTCACCGGAACGAACACCTATCTCGGCGGAACGACGATCAACGGCGGCGCGCTCGTCATCAGCGACGATGCCAACCTCGGCGACGCGTCCGGAACGCTCTCCCTCGACGGCGGAACCCTGAGCGCCGTCGGATATTTCGAGATGAACCGGCTCACCACCCTCGGAGCCGGCGGGGGAACATTCGAGACGCAGGACATCGATGATGACCTGACACTGCATGGTGTCATTCAAGGCTCCGGCGGACTGACGAAGACCGGCGACGGCTTCCTGGAACTGGCCGGAACGAACACCTACCTCGGCGGCACGACGATCAACGGCGGCTACCTCGGCATCAGCGACGACACCAACCTGGGGGACGCGTCCGGAGCCCTCCGCCTCGACGGCGGAACGCTGACCACGTTCAACAGCTTCGAAATCGCGCGAAACATCACGCTCGGCGCCGGGGGCGGAGCGTTCGAAGTCTACGATGACTTCGACGAGGTGACGCTCAGCGGGACCATCGACGGCGTCGGCGGCCTGACGAAGATCGGCTTCGGTCTCCTGGAACTGACCGGCACCAACACCTATCTCGGGGACACGACGATCCACGAGGGAGGACTGGCGATCGACTCGGACGCCAGCCTGGGGGACCTGTCGGGAGACATCCACATCGGCCCGGGAGCGGCTCTCGGGCTCAACAACGACATCACCACGGCCCGCGACGTGACGCTCGATCTCCTCGGCGGCATCGCGACGCTCGGCGGCACGAGCACCTTCACGGGGGTCATCAGCGGCAACGGGATCCTCAGCAAGCTCACGGAAGGGACCCTGATCCTCGACGGCGCGAACACCTACGACGGCGGCACGATCGTCGACGAAGGGACGCTCCGGCTGGGGACGAACGGATCGCTCGCCAGCACCGGCAATCTCCTGATCCTTCCGGACGCGACGTTCGACCTCAACGGCCGGACGCAGACGGTGGGAGCGCTGTTCGGCGAAGGTTTCCTCCTGCTCGGTTCCGGAGCCTTCACGACCGACAGCGACGACGACGGCCTCTATGGAGGTGTCATCAGCGGAACGGGCTCGTTCACCAAGGCCGGTGATTCGGTCCTCGAACTCTACGGGATCAACACCCACACCGGCGGAACGAACATCAACGGCGGCGGCCTGATCATCACCGACGACGCCAACCTGGGCGACACCGCCAGCGTCCTCTCGTTCAACGGCGGCTTCCTCCACACCTACGACGCCATCACGTCCCAGCGGAACGTGATCCTCAACACCCTCGGCGGCACCATCGATACCGAGGGATACGACTCCAGCTTCTCGGGCAACTTCTCGGGACTGGGGGGCCTCACCAAGGAAGGGGATGGACGGCTCGAACTGCTCGGCACGAACGACTACGCCGGATCGACCGTCATCAACGGCGGCAACCTGGCGGTCAACGGCTCGCTCACCAGCGACGTGTTCGTGAACCACGACGGGATCCTCTCGGGGAACGGCCAGGTCGGCAGCGTTGTCAACGACGGCACGGTCGGTCCCGGGAACTCGATCGATACCCTGCAGATCGCCGGCAACTACTCCCAGACCGCCAACGGGATCCTGGAGATCGAGATCGAGCCGGGCAGCGGCAAGACTGACGTCCTGGAGATCACCGGCACCGCCACGCTCGCCGGCACGCTCAACATCACCGGCGGCGGGAGCACCGGCTTCTCCGTCAACCAGACCTATACGTTCCTCACGGCCACGGGGGGCGTCAGCGGCACGTTCAACCCGGTCACCGAGGACCTCGCGTTCCTCGGTGTCGTGCTCGACTACACCGACCCCAACGCCGTTTCGTTCACCCTGGCGCTCGACGGAACGACGTTCGCGAACGTCGCCGACACGCCGAACGAGAGCAGCGTCGCGGGGACGCTCGACGCCATCAGTCCCGGTGCGACGGGCGATACCGCGCTCCTCATTCAGGACATCCTGAGCATGACCGCTCCGGAGGCCCGCGCGGCGTACAATCAGCTCAGCGGCGAGATCTTCGCCAGCAGCTCGGCCGCCTCGATCGAACAGGCCCAGTCCACGCTCCGCAACGTGGCCGAGCGCCTCCGCCGGATGGGGGCCGACGAAACGACCGGCATCGCGATGCGGATGCCCTCGCCCGATCAGGCCTTCTCCCTCGTTTCCAGCGGCGACTCCTCCGCCCACCAGGACGTGATCCGGCTGGCCAGCGGGACCGGAAGCGCCACCCATGTGGCTCGCGGGGCGACATTCGAACAGACCCTCGTCCAGTACCTCGAAGAAGACGTCTACTCCGCCGCCCGGACCTGGGATGGCTGGATCGAGGGCTCGGGCCAGACCGGCAACTTCGCGAGCAACGGCAACGCCGCGGCAACCCGCTACGGATTCGGCGGCACGAACTTCGGCGCCGGCTACTACCTCGACAACAACACCATCGTCGGCGTGCTGGGAGGCTACTACAACAGCAACGTCCGCGGCGGCGGCTCCGGGGCGGACCGGGCGGAGGTCGACACGACGCAGGTCGGCCTCTACGCCCGCACCAGCTTCGGCCAGAACTACGTTCTCGGGATCGTCAACTACGGCAACCAGGACTACGGCACCAACCGCGTCGTGAACATCGGTGGCGTCGACCGCAGCACGGCGGCCAGCTACGGAGCCGACCAGTTCGGAACGCTCGTCGAGTACGGCCAGAACCGGTCGCTGGGGAACTTCGTGCTCCAGCCGCTGGTCTCGATGCAGTACATCAACCAGCAGACCGACGGCTACACCGAACAGGCGACCGGCGGGGGCGGAGCGACGCTCGATGTCGCGGGCCGGACGGACGATTCACTCCGCGGCGCCCTGGGAGCCCGGCTGCTGCTGCCGTTCCTGCACGAGAGCGGCCGGAGCTTCGTTCCGGAGATCCATGCCCGCTACATGTACGAGTTCCTCGACAGCAGCCAGAACATCGGGGCGACCTTCACCAGCTCTCCCGGAACGCCGTTCACCGCTCAGGGGGTCAGTGCCGGGGAGAACTTCTTCGTCTACGGCGCGGGAGCGTCGTACATGCTGACGCAGTACGTCAGCCTCTACGGCCACTACATTGGCCAGGCGACGAGCCAGCTCACGTCGCACACCGGAACCGGCGGTCTCCAGGTCACCTGGTAG
- a CDS encoding PadR family transcriptional regulator gives MDPKLLAGTLDLMILDLLAEGPSYGYEITQTVLDRSRGYFDLKEGSLYPALHRLERQAWLESYWTEQEGRRRKYYRITPVGRKALKDKRTEWQAFASGVNGVLGMEFGAA, from the coding sequence ATGGATCCCAAACTGCTGGCGGGGACGCTCGACCTGATGATCCTCGATCTCCTCGCCGAAGGGCCGTCCTACGGCTACGAGATCACCCAGACCGTCCTCGACCGCTCGCGGGGCTACTTCGATCTCAAAGAGGGAAGCCTCTACCCCGCGCTGCACCGCCTGGAGCGGCAGGCGTGGCTTGAGTCCTACTGGACCGAGCAGGAGGGCCGCCGCCGCAAGTACTACCGCATCACCCCTGTCGGCCGGAAGGCCCTCAAGGACAAGCGGACCGAGTGGCAGGCGTTCGCCAGCGGCGTCAACGGGGTCCTGGGGATGGAGTTCGGAGCCGCCTGA
- a CDS encoding prepilin peptidase, which produces MTVPGPPVIAASAGLLAAVLAGFLTRRAFGDCELPIRRWPMVLAIAAGLLAAALGWQILVGQCQTTPEVRPTELWGAGRALYQGILIATLVVITATDLSNYMISTFVLRWGTAAAIVLAAISGDLQMAHVWVDWNQAVEQIRGPYLPEWLKTHQHLHGLAWSIAGYVVGGGLIWLVRALSSWVLGESAMGSGDIGLMAMIGAFVGWQPVVIAFLIAPILAVAGAMVTQLRGGARFLPYGPFLAGGALVVMFFWKAIWMFEVVLAPTQARDDRFSTFAVRRIFGDPIILLGLFGAVIGGTLILLGLLRLYRALPVR; this is translated from the coding sequence GTGACCGTTCCCGGACCACCTGTGATTGCGGCGAGCGCCGGCCTTCTGGCGGCGGTGCTCGCCGGCTTTCTCACGCGGCGGGCGTTCGGAGACTGTGAACTCCCGATCCGCCGCTGGCCGATGGTGCTGGCGATCGCCGCGGGGCTGCTCGCGGCCGCTCTCGGCTGGCAGATCCTGGTCGGCCAGTGCCAGACCACGCCGGAGGTCCGGCCGACGGAGCTGTGGGGCGCGGGGCGGGCACTCTATCAGGGGATCCTGATCGCGACGCTCGTCGTCATCACGGCGACGGATCTCTCGAACTACATGATCTCGACGTTCGTCCTCCGCTGGGGGACGGCGGCGGCAATCGTTCTCGCGGCGATCTCGGGCGACCTCCAGATGGCCCATGTCTGGGTCGACTGGAACCAGGCGGTCGAGCAGATCCGCGGGCCGTATCTGCCGGAGTGGCTCAAGACGCACCAGCACCTGCATGGCCTCGCCTGGAGCATTGCGGGGTATGTCGTCGGCGGTGGACTGATCTGGCTCGTCCGGGCGCTGTCGTCGTGGGTGCTCGGCGAGTCGGCGATGGGCTCGGGAGACATCGGCCTGATGGCGATGATCGGGGCCTTCGTCGGCTGGCAGCCGGTGGTGATCGCGTTCCTGATCGCGCCGATTCTGGCCGTCGCCGGGGCGATGGTGACCCAGCTTCGCGGCGGGGCGAGGTTCCTTCCCTACGGGCCGTTCCTGGCCGGGGGAGCGCTCGTCGTGATGTTCTTCTGGAAGGCGATCTGGATGTTCGAAGTGGTCCTCGCGCCGACGCAGGCCCGCGATGACCGCTTCTCGACGTTCGCGGTCCGCCGGATTTTCGGCGATCCGATCATCCTGCTGGGGCTGTTTGGGGCCGTGATTGGGGGCACGCTGATTCTGCTCGGGCTGCTGCGTCTGTATCGCGCTCTGCCCGTCCGCTAG
- the serA gene encoding phosphoglycerate dehydrogenase codes for MYRVLITDDLSKAGIKLLSETPGIEVVSLNKPTPDQVKEALKSSDAIIVRSATKLTPALLEGQTRLKLIVRAGVGVDNIDLPAATRQGIIVMNTPAGNTTSTAEHTIAMLMALSRFIGPAHASMKEGKWDRKSFTGVQLAGKTIAVVGLGRIGLSVARRANALEMKVLGYDPFLSHEKAAENGIELYRDIDELITKCDYLTVHTPFTEETKGLINAPRLAKMKKGVRIVNCARGGIVDEAALADAIESGHVAGAALDVFVKEPPEPENRLPKLPQVLATPHLGASTDEAQEQVAIEAAELVAAFLTKNEVRCAVNMVSISAQEMEGLRPYLDLGYRLGTLLAQLTRGSNVQGVNLQYKGDAASRPTKMITSAFVTGLMGQAVDEVNIVNAELIARDKGLNVTTSSISESGPFSTLVSATVVTDKGEQCAAGTTFGNEFLRLVRLNSFPMDAYLDGLLLIYRHKDVPGLIGSIGTVLGKHKVNISSMALGREKNQPGGNAVAILNLDNEPSAAALEEVSKHPDVTGVQLVKLPGLNESIPKVGI; via the coding sequence ATGTATCGCGTTCTCATCACCGACGACCTCTCCAAGGCGGGCATCAAGCTGCTGTCCGAAACGCCGGGGATCGAGGTCGTCAGCCTCAACAAGCCGACGCCCGATCAGGTCAAGGAAGCCCTCAAGTCGTCCGACGCGATCATCGTCCGCAGCGCCACCAAACTCACCCCCGCCCTCCTCGAAGGCCAGACCCGCCTCAAGCTCATCGTCCGGGCCGGCGTCGGCGTCGACAACATCGATCTCCCCGCCGCCACCCGGCAGGGGATCATCGTCATGAACACCCCGGCGGGAAACACCACCAGCACCGCCGAACACACCATCGCCATGCTGATGGCCCTCTCCCGCTTCATCGGGCCGGCGCATGCCTCGATGAAGGAAGGAAAGTGGGATCGCAAGAGCTTCACCGGCGTGCAGCTCGCCGGCAAGACGATCGCCGTCGTCGGCCTCGGCCGCATCGGGCTGTCCGTGGCCCGCCGGGCCAACGCCCTCGAGATGAAGGTCCTCGGCTACGACCCGTTCCTCTCCCATGAGAAGGCGGCCGAAAACGGCATCGAGCTCTATCGCGACATCGATGAGCTCATCACCAAGTGCGACTACCTCACCGTCCACACGCCGTTCACGGAAGAGACGAAGGGGCTCATCAACGCCCCGCGGCTGGCGAAGATGAAGAAGGGGGTCCGGATCGTCAACTGCGCCCGCGGCGGGATCGTCGATGAAGCGGCCCTCGCGGACGCCATCGAGAGCGGCCACGTCGCCGGCGCCGCCCTCGACGTCTTCGTGAAGGAACCGCCGGAGCCGGAAAACCGCCTCCCCAAGCTCCCGCAGGTCCTCGCGACCCCGCACCTTGGAGCCTCGACCGACGAAGCCCAGGAGCAGGTCGCGATCGAAGCGGCCGAACTGGTCGCCGCCTTCCTGACGAAGAACGAAGTCCGCTGTGCGGTCAACATGGTCTCCATCTCCGCCCAGGAGATGGAAGGACTCCGGCCGTACCTCGATCTCGGCTACCGCCTCGGGACGCTCCTCGCGCAGCTCACCCGCGGCAGCAACGTCCAGGGTGTGAACCTCCAGTACAAGGGGGACGCCGCCAGCCGCCCGACGAAGATGATCACGAGCGCGTTCGTCACCGGCCTCATGGGGCAGGCGGTCGATGAGGTCAACATCGTCAACGCCGAGCTGATCGCCCGCGACAAAGGCCTCAACGTCACGACGTCGAGCATCTCCGAGTCCGGTCCGTTCAGCACCCTCGTCTCGGCCACCGTCGTCACCGACAAGGGCGAGCAGTGCGCGGCTGGCACGACCTTCGGCAACGAGTTCCTCCGGCTCGTCCGGCTGAACAGCTTCCCGATGGACGCCTACCTCGACGGCCTCCTGCTGATCTACCGGCACAAGGACGTCCCGGGCCTCATCGGCTCGATCGGCACGGTCCTGGGCAAGCACAAAGTGAATATCTCCTCGATGGCCCTCGGCCGCGAGAAGAACCAGCCGGGCGGCAACGCCGTGGCGATCCTGAACCTCGACAACGAGCCGAGCGCGGCCGCTCTCGAAGAAGTCTCGAAGCACCCGGACGTCACCGGCGTCCAGCTCGTGAAGCTGCCGGGTCTGAACGAGTCGATTCCGAAGGTGGGGATCTAG
- a CDS encoding class I SAM-dependent rRNA methyltransferase, with amino-acid sequence MSSAAPTIVLKPRKALPFFSRHPWVFEGAIAHGEGEATPGQMVRVVSHERKFIAWGLWNPTSRICVRLYSWDEGQPLDEAFWRRQIQAAVAMRREVFAGGDPERACRVIFSEADGLSGMTVDRYGDWLLVQWTSLALAQREEMLLRILNEELKPRGIWRRTEKGMAEAEGLEIRDGLATGEQPPRPIVITENELQFAVDVVEGQKTGFYYDQRDNRRAAAGYVRGGRVLDTFCYSGGFGLAALKHGGAKEVVAVDTSAAALELARRNAELNGLADRMRFVHEDVYKQLEVLRDAGEQFDLVILDPPKMTRTRGALERAMRGYQSLNKLGLSVLRPGGILVTCSCSGLVDRTMFEEMLAGVALDTNRRIQVLEARGPAADHPLALHCPENAYLKCYICRA; translated from the coding sequence ATGTCCTCCGCCGCTCCCACCATCGTTCTCAAGCCCCGCAAGGCGCTTCCGTTCTTCAGCCGTCATCCGTGGGTTTTCGAGGGGGCGATTGCGCATGGCGAGGGGGAAGCGACGCCCGGACAGATGGTCCGCGTTGTCTCGCACGAACGGAAGTTCATTGCCTGGGGGCTGTGGAATCCGACGAGCCGGATCTGTGTGCGGCTGTACTCCTGGGACGAGGGGCAGCCGCTTGATGAGGCGTTCTGGCGGCGGCAGATCCAGGCCGCCGTGGCGATGCGGCGGGAGGTCTTTGCCGGGGGGGATCCGGAGCGGGCCTGCCGGGTGATCTTCAGTGAGGCGGACGGACTCTCGGGGATGACGGTCGACCGTTATGGCGACTGGTTGCTCGTGCAGTGGACGAGTCTGGCGCTGGCCCAGCGCGAGGAGATGCTGCTGCGGATTCTCAACGAAGAATTGAAGCCGCGAGGGATCTGGCGGCGGACTGAGAAGGGGATGGCGGAGGCCGAGGGGCTGGAGATCCGGGACGGTCTGGCGACCGGCGAGCAGCCGCCGCGGCCGATCGTGATTACCGAGAACGAACTGCAGTTTGCGGTCGATGTCGTGGAGGGGCAGAAGACGGGGTTCTATTACGACCAGCGGGATAACCGCCGGGCGGCGGCAGGGTATGTTCGTGGTGGGCGGGTGCTGGACACCTTCTGTTATTCCGGCGGGTTTGGGCTCGCGGCGCTGAAGCATGGGGGGGCGAAGGAGGTCGTGGCGGTCGATACGTCGGCTGCGGCCCTGGAGCTGGCTCGGCGGAATGCGGAGTTGAACGGGCTGGCGGACCGGATGCGGTTTGTTCACGAGGACGTGTACAAGCAGCTGGAAGTGCTGCGTGATGCGGGGGAGCAGTTTGACCTGGTGATCCTGGATCCCCCGAAGATGACCCGGACCAGGGGGGCGCTGGAGCGGGCGATGCGGGGGTATCAAAGTCTCAACAAGCTGGGTTTGTCGGTGCTGCGGCCGGGGGGAATTCTGGTGACGTGCAGTTGTTCGGGGCTGGTGGACCGGACGATGTTTGAGGAGATGCTGGCCGGGGTGGCACTCGATACGAATCGGCGGATTCAGGTGCTGGAAGCGCGTGGTCCGGCGGCCGATCATCCGCTGGCTCTGCATTGCCCGGAGAATGCATATCTGAAGTGCTACATCTGCCGTGCGTAG
- the mazG gene encoding nucleoside triphosphate pyrophosphohydrolase has translation MDTPPVSSIVPGTPPASEPLRDSFQQLCDVIARLRSPTGCPWDRVQTLATIKPFTLEETYELLEAIDSNDNDAICEELGDVLLQVVLDAQIAADEGRFTIIDVIARLTRKMVERHPHVFGDAQANTPEEVKQNWERIKAQEKEKRHRTSILDGIPIDLPALARAARLSKKAARVGYDFPHRNMLFDKLNEEVRELTDELFPGQPVEIIPAGVEGDPVPDEPIDDPERFKRVEAEIGDVLFVIANLARRWNVNPEEALRNSNAKFVRRFRAIEAAVQAAGKTLDEVSLLEMEEYYQAAKKRE, from the coding sequence ATGGACACGCCCCCCGTTTCGTCGATCGTCCCCGGCACCCCGCCCGCTTCCGAGCCGCTGCGGGACTCCTTTCAGCAACTCTGCGACGTCATTGCCCGGCTCCGCTCTCCGACCGGGTGCCCCTGGGACCGGGTTCAGACGCTCGCCACGATCAAGCCCTTCACGCTCGAAGAGACCTACGAACTCCTCGAAGCGATTGACTCGAACGACAACGACGCCATTTGCGAAGAGCTCGGCGACGTCCTGCTCCAGGTGGTCCTCGACGCTCAAATCGCGGCGGACGAGGGGCGGTTCACGATCATCGACGTCATCGCCCGGCTGACCCGGAAGATGGTCGAGCGGCATCCGCACGTCTTCGGCGATGCCCAGGCCAATACGCCCGAAGAGGTGAAACAGAACTGGGAGCGGATCAAGGCCCAGGAGAAGGAGAAGCGGCATCGGACGTCGATCCTCGACGGCATCCCGATCGACCTGCCAGCCCTTGCCCGGGCGGCCCGGCTGAGCAAGAAGGCGGCCCGCGTCGGATACGACTTCCCGCATCGGAACATGCTCTTCGACAAGCTCAACGAAGAGGTCCGGGAGCTGACCGATGAGCTGTTCCCCGGGCAGCCGGTGGAGATCATTCCGGCTGGTGTCGAGGGGGATCCCGTCCCCGACGAGCCGATCGACGATCCCGAGCGGTTCAAGCGGGTCGAGGCGGAGATCGGCGACGTCCTGTTCGTCATCGCGAACCTCGCCCGCCGGTGGAACGTGAACCCGGAGGAGGCGCTCCGGAATTCGAACGCGAAGTTCGTCCGCCGGTTCCGGGCGATCGAAGCGGCAGTCCAGGCGGCCGGCAAGACGCTGGACGAGGTCTCTCTCCTGGAGATGGAGGAGTACTACCAGGCGGCGAAGAAACGGGAGTAA